In a genomic window of Tripterygium wilfordii isolate XIE 37 chromosome 8, ASM1340144v1, whole genome shotgun sequence:
- the LOC120004140 gene encoding transmembrane 9 superfamily member 1, which produces MSSAGRFLSLIGFIFLFLSPATFASESDHKYQVDDPVKLWVNKVGPYNNPQETYNYYILPFCHPAGDPAHKWGGLGEVLGGNELIDSLVDIKFRKNVDKSLICRLDLTAEKIKQFKDAIENSYWFEFFMDDLPLWGFVGELHPDKNSDNNKHVLYTHKSITVKYNNDQIIHVNLSQETPKPLEDGKTLDMTYSVKWVPTNITFGRRFDVYLDYPFFEHQIHWFSIFNSFMMVIFLTGLVSMILMRTLRNDYAKYAREDDDLETLERDVSEESGWKLVHGDVFRPPQNLVLLSAVVGTGAQLASLVLLVILLAIVGTLYVGRGAIVTTFIVCYALTSFISGYVNGGMYSRHGGKSWIKSMILAASLFPFMCFGIGFILNTIAIFYGSLAAIPFGTMVVVFVIWAFISFPLGLLGTVVGRNWSGAPNNPCRVKTIPRPIPEKKWYLTPSVVSMMGGLLPFGSIFIEMYFVFTSFWNYKVYYVYGFMLLVFLILIIVTVCVTIVGTYFLLNAENYHWQWTSFFSAASTAVYVYFYSIYYYYVKTKMSGFFQTSFYFGYTLMFCLGLGILCGAVGYLGSNLFVRRIYRNIKCD; this is translated from the exons ATGTCCTCTGCCGGccgatttctctctctcataggcttcatttttctcttcctctctcccgCTACGTTTGCCTCCGAGTCCGATCATAAG TATCAAGTAGATGATCCAGTTAAACTTTGGGTGAACAAAGTTGGTCCTTATAATAATCCTCAAGAGACGTATAACTATTACATCCTTCCATTTTGCCATCCAGCTGGTGATCCTGCTCACAAATGGGGTGGCCTCGGTGAGGTCCTCGGTGGAAATGAACTTATAGACAGCCTGGTCGACATAAAGTTCCGAA AGAATGTTGATAAAAGTCTGATATGTCGACTTGATCTTACTGCGGAGAAAATCAAACAGTTCAAGGATGCAATTGAGAACAGTTATTGGTTTGAATTTTTCATGG ATGACCTGCCATTATGGG GCTTTGTTGGCGAGTTACACCCGGATAAGAACAGCGATAACAACAAGCATGTTCTTTACACACATAAGAGCATTACTGTTAAATACAACAATGACCAG ATCATTCATGTTAATCTCTCTCAAGAAACCCCAAAGCCCTTGGAAGACGGGAAAACTCTGGACATGACATACTCTGTTAAGTGGGTTCCAACTAATATCACTTTTGGACGTCGTTTTGATGTTTACCTTGACTATCCTTTCTTTGAGCACCAG ATCCACTGGTTCTCTATTTTCAATTCTTTCATGATGGTTATCTTCCTCACTGGTTTAGTGTCGATGATATTGATGCGGACTCTGAGGAATGACTATGCAAAATATGCACGGGAAGATGATGATTTAGAAACTCTG GAAAGGGATGTGAGTGAAGAGTCTGGGTGGAAATTGGTTCATGGAGACGTTTTCCGGCCTCCACAGAACTTGGTTCTTCTTTCAGCCGTTGTGGGGACTGGTGCTCAGCTAGCTTCACTCGTCCTCCTAGTCATCTTACTGGCAATTGTGGGAACGTTGTATGTCGG GAGAGGAGCAATTGTTACCACTTTCATAGTTTGTTATGCTCTTACATCATTCATTTCTGGTTATGTGAATGGTGGAATGTACTCCCGCCATGGTG GTAAAAGTTGGATAAAGTCAATGATTCTCGCAGCATCTCTATTTCCATTTATGTGCTTTGGGATTGGATTCATTTTGAACACTATTGCGATATTTTATGGGTCCCTGGCTGCTATTCCCTTTGGCACAATGGTGGTGGTTTTTGTGATTTGGGCTTTCATTTCTTTCCCGTTGGGCCTTCTTGGCACTGTTGTGGGCAGAAACTGGAGTGGTGCTCCTAACAATCCATGCCGTGTGAAGACAATACCTCGTCCGATTCCTGAGAAGAAGTGGTACCTCACGCCTTCAGTGGTCTCAATGATGGGTGGACTGCTGCCATTTGGAAGTATATTCATTGAGATGTATTTTGTCTTCACATCCTTCTGGAATTATAAG GTTTACTACGTTTATGGCTTTATGCTACTGGTTTTCTTGATTCTCATCATTGTAACTGTTTGTGTGACAATCGTGGGGACATATTTCTTGCTCAATGCTGAGAATTATCACTGGCAATGGACATCATTCTTCTCCGCAGCCTCGACAGCTGTATATGTTTACTTCTACTCTATATATTACTACTACGTGAAGACAAAAATGTCGGGCTTTTTCCAGACCAGCTTCTACTTTGGatacactttgatgttttgtctTGGTTTAGGAATCCTTTGTG GTGCTGTCGGTTATTTGGGCTCCAACCTGTTCGTGAGACGAATCTACAGAAACATCAAGTGTGATTAA